From one Actinopolyspora saharensis genomic stretch:
- a CDS encoding acyl-CoA desaturase, producing the protein MTAPTESAGAEQRPRRAAPKPLTAGQRPRLAQALVYLFVIVPLIALIAAVPAAWGWGLGAVDISLAVFFYVLSGLGVTVGFHRLFTHKSFKTNRGVQVLLAISGMSAVQGPVINWVADHRRHHAYSDREGDPHSPWRFGASAAALAKGFWHAHMGWLFERDVTNADRFAPDLLKDRVLARINKLFPLWTVASFVLPAVLGGLITWSWWGALTAFFWAGLVRVSVLHHITWSVNSICHMIGERPFKSRDKAANFWPLALISFGESWHNSHHADPTCARHGVMKGQLDISARLIWVLEKIGWAWKVRWPNEKRLARISATEQG; encoded by the coding sequence ATGACCGCACCGACCGAAAGCGCGGGCGCCGAACAGCGGCCCCGGCGCGCGGCGCCCAAACCCCTCACCGCGGGGCAACGTCCCCGCCTCGCTCAGGCCCTGGTCTACCTGTTCGTCATCGTTCCCCTCATCGCCCTGATCGCCGCCGTCCCCGCGGCCTGGGGATGGGGGCTCGGCGCAGTGGACATCTCCCTGGCGGTCTTCTTCTACGTGCTCAGCGGTCTCGGCGTCACCGTCGGATTCCACCGCCTCTTCACGCACAAGTCGTTCAAGACCAACCGCGGCGTGCAGGTGCTGCTGGCCATCTCCGGCATGAGCGCCGTGCAGGGGCCCGTGATCAACTGGGTGGCCGACCACCGCAGGCACCACGCCTACTCGGACCGGGAAGGCGACCCGCACTCGCCCTGGAGGTTCGGGGCCTCGGCCGCGGCCCTGGCCAAGGGCTTCTGGCACGCGCACATGGGGTGGCTGTTCGAGCGGGACGTGACCAACGCCGACCGCTTCGCCCCCGACCTGCTCAAGGACCGGGTGCTCGCGCGGATCAACAAGCTCTTCCCGCTGTGGACGGTGGCCAGCTTCGTGCTCCCGGCGGTGCTGGGCGGTCTGATCACCTGGTCCTGGTGGGGGGCGCTCACCGCGTTCTTCTGGGCCGGGCTCGTCCGGGTCTCGGTGCTGCACCACATCACCTGGTCGGTCAACTCGATCTGCCACATGATCGGTGAGCGCCCGTTCAAGAGCAGGGACAAGGCCGCGAACTTCTGGCCGCTGGCCCTCATCTCGTTCGGGGAGTCCTGGCACAACTCGCACCACGCCGACCCCACCTGCGCCCGGCACGGCGTGATGAAGGGGCAGTTGGACATCTCGGCGCGGTTGATCTGGGTGCTGGAGAAGATCGGCTGGGCCTGGAAGGTGCGCTGGCCGAATGAGAAGAGGCTCGCGCGGATCTCGGCCACCGAACAGGGTTGA
- a CDS encoding TetR/AcrR family transcriptional regulator, with translation MTGKERRQQLLDVSRALFAEKGFDGASVEEIAHRAEVSKPVVYEHFGGKEGIYAVVVDREMQALLDRVVSALSAGHPRELLEQAARALLDYIDNSTDGFRILVRDSPVASARGSFSGLLNDIASQVEHIFGLQFSARGYDPELAPLYSQALVGMVALTGQWWLEVHRPDKDEVAAHLVNLAWNGLSHLEHDPVLRTRG, from the coding sequence ATGACCGGCAAGGAACGTCGTCAGCAGCTTCTCGACGTGTCCAGGGCGTTGTTCGCCGAGAAGGGGTTCGACGGTGCCTCCGTCGAGGAGATCGCGCACCGCGCGGAGGTGTCCAAGCCGGTGGTCTACGAGCACTTCGGCGGCAAGGAGGGCATCTACGCGGTGGTGGTCGACCGCGAGATGCAGGCGCTGCTCGATCGCGTAGTGTCCGCGCTCTCGGCGGGACACCCCCGCGAGCTGCTGGAGCAGGCGGCGCGGGCGCTGCTGGACTACATCGACAACTCCACCGACGGATTCCGCATCCTGGTCCGCGACTCGCCCGTGGCCAGCGCCAGGGGGAGTTTCTCCGGGCTGTTGAACGACATAGCCAGCCAGGTGGAGCACATCTTCGGGCTGCAGTTCAGCGCCCGCGGTTACGACCCGGAGCTGGCTCCGCTGTACAGCCAGGCCCTGGTCGGCATGGTCGCGCTCACCGGCCAGTGGTGGCTGGAGGTGCACCGCCCGGACAAGGACGAGGTGGCCGCTCACCTGGTCAACCTGGCCTGGAACGGGCTCTCGCACCTGGAGCACGACCCGGTGCTGCGCACCAGGGGCTGA
- a CDS encoding thioesterase family protein, with the protein MNMLLRLLVLAIKNRFRRGVDPLGPCTTNFRVAPTDLDLLGHMNNGVYFSIFDLGRIDLMLRSGLLRALRPHGWHAVVTNETGSFRRPLKPFRAFTVRTRVLGWDEQHLYLEHRVHSGGKPTTTAVIQLRFLSKRGEKISPDRVAQLLPSGTERPELPEWVSQWSKASYEHRSQTG; encoded by the coding sequence ATGAACATGCTGCTGCGCCTGCTCGTCCTCGCGATCAAGAACCGGTTCAGACGTGGTGTGGACCCGCTGGGACCGTGCACCACGAACTTCAGGGTGGCACCCACGGACCTGGACCTGCTCGGTCACATGAACAACGGGGTCTACTTCTCGATCTTCGACCTGGGCAGGATCGACCTGATGCTGCGCTCCGGACTGCTCCGCGCGCTGCGGCCCCACGGCTGGCACGCGGTGGTCACCAACGAGACGGGATCGTTCCGCCGCCCGCTGAAGCCCTTCCGCGCGTTCACCGTGCGCACCAGGGTGCTCGGCTGGGACGAGCAGCACCTGTACCTGGAGCACCGAGTTCACAGCGGCGGGAAACCGACGACCACGGCCGTGATCCAGCTCCGCTTCCTCTCCAAGCGCGGCGAGAAGATCTCGCCCGACCGCGTGGCGCAGCTGCTGCCCAGCGGAACGGAACGCCCGGAGCTGCCCGAGTGGGTGAGCCAGTGGAGCAAGGCCAGTTACGAGCACCGCTCGCAGACCGGCTGA
- a CDS encoding DUF4326 domain-containing protein, with protein sequence MSERSPSLPEGTETWSEDERERARRVLAGRATAVNVRRNGPHRRLVPWLLSQDLLTYVGHRGGRHGWPESDFASPFVKQARTDRVAARDAYEEWLNGSPELLRRIDEGELAGRALGCWCAPEPCHAEVLARRAGRGAG encoded by the coding sequence ATGAGTGAACGGTCACCGTCCCTTCCCGAAGGGACCGAGACCTGGAGCGAGGACGAGCGCGAACGTGCCCGCCGGGTGCTGGCGGGCCGCGCGACCGCGGTCAACGTGCGCAGGAACGGTCCGCACCGGCGGCTGGTGCCCTGGTTGCTCTCCCAGGACCTGCTGACCTACGTCGGACATCGCGGGGGCCGCCACGGATGGCCGGAGTCCGACTTCGCCAGCCCCTTCGTCAAGCAGGCCCGCACGGACCGGGTCGCCGCGCGGGACGCCTACGAGGAGTGGCTGAACGGAAGCCCCGAGCTGCTGCGCAGGATTGACGAGGGCGAGCTCGCTGGTCGGGCCCTGGGCTGCTGGTGCGCCCCGGAGCCGTGTCACGCCGAGGTGCTCGCGCGCAGGGCGGGACGCGGGGCGGGGTGA